One Rhodococcus sp. P1Y DNA window includes the following coding sequences:
- a CDS encoding sensor histidine kinase — protein MRRFSLWLRGKPFVADSLLACALFIFDAIAFVGNTTMQNWPLFVLVAVAVSTPIAWRRRHPRIVAASVLSASLFGTSAGYAAGETANLHPSLVALPIMLYTLVAYVGRRDGALYLVALVVDGVLGLLAFGQEPISTVLFTLLMYSLAWVAAEFLGARRAYNEAVEARLAVAEYDHDRRADEAVARERTRIARELHDVIAHGVSVMVVQADGASYAIRKDPDRAEQAVANISATGRQALAELRRTVALLRTTPHADDMPLYGTAGLAKVVEMMSKAGLDVELEQTGNLDDISPAISLGVHRLVQESLTNVLRHGGHAPRARVKVIRRDEDVLVDIVNSRVGPATSTVVGTGHGLLGMRERVAVLQGSLEAGPTEDGLWRVRAELPLEWQ, from the coding sequence ATGCGCAGGTTCAGCCTATGGCTCAGGGGCAAACCCTTCGTGGCGGATTCGCTCCTTGCGTGCGCCCTGTTCATCTTCGACGCCATCGCGTTCGTCGGAAACACGACGATGCAGAACTGGCCGCTGTTCGTGCTCGTTGCCGTCGCTGTATCGACGCCGATCGCGTGGAGGCGGCGTCATCCCCGGATCGTCGCAGCTTCAGTATTGAGCGCGTCCCTGTTCGGGACCTCGGCCGGGTACGCGGCGGGGGAGACCGCCAATCTTCATCCTTCCCTGGTCGCTCTACCGATCATGCTGTACACCCTGGTCGCGTACGTCGGTCGACGAGACGGAGCGCTCTACCTCGTCGCTCTGGTGGTCGACGGAGTTCTAGGTCTGCTCGCCTTTGGGCAGGAACCGATCTCGACGGTTCTGTTCACGCTGCTGATGTACTCGTTGGCCTGGGTGGCCGCGGAATTCCTCGGAGCAAGACGGGCGTACAACGAGGCGGTCGAGGCACGGCTGGCGGTTGCGGAGTACGACCACGATCGCCGCGCGGACGAGGCAGTGGCGCGAGAAAGAACGCGCATCGCGCGCGAACTGCACGATGTCATCGCGCACGGCGTGAGCGTCATGGTCGTTCAGGCGGACGGAGCGTCCTACGCAATTAGGAAGGACCCGGACCGCGCCGAGCAGGCTGTCGCGAACATTTCGGCAACCGGCAGACAAGCGCTCGCGGAGCTTCGCCGAACAGTCGCCCTGCTGAGAACGACACCGCACGCCGACGACATGCCGCTGTACGGGACCGCGGGTCTCGCGAAGGTGGTGGAGATGATGTCGAAGGCGGGCCTCGACGTGGAACTCGAACAAACCGGGAACCTCGACGACATCAGCCCGGCCATCAGCCTGGGGGTGCACCGGCTGGTTCAGGAGTCGCTGACCAATGTGCTCAGGCACGGTGGTCACGCACCGCGAGCACGCGTGAAGGTGATTCGCCGGGATGAGGATGTTCTGGTCGACATCGTCAACAGTCGAGTCGGACCGGCCACGAGCACGGTAGTGGGAACCGGACACGGCTTGTTGGGCATGCGTGAACGGGTTGCCGTCCTGCAAGGTTCGCTCGAAGCAGGTCCCACGGAGGACGGCCTGTGGCGGGTTCGTGCGGAGTTGCCACTCGAGTGGCAGTAG
- a CDS encoding TSUP family transporter, which translates to MTAADWALLMVAAGAAGWVDAVVGGGGLILLPAILVVAPGLSAQAALATNKMTAVFGTLAAVVTFSRRIALDWRVMAPAGVAAAVTSACGAAAVSLIDRDLFIPIIMVVLVGVAVLVTARPTIGTVAGDHPPSRRKVLTVVFLAAGGFGFYDGILGPGTGTFFIIAFATLLGTEFVRSAAMAKVLNLGSNVGALTFFAITGHVLWQLGAAMAVCNVIGALLGSRTALSRGSGFVRIVLLVVVIGMVVRLGWQQFG; encoded by the coding sequence ATGACGGCGGCGGACTGGGCATTGTTGATGGTCGCTGCAGGCGCTGCGGGGTGGGTCGACGCTGTCGTCGGCGGAGGCGGCCTCATTCTGCTTCCAGCGATCCTCGTCGTCGCCCCTGGGCTGAGTGCACAGGCGGCACTGGCAACCAACAAGATGACCGCGGTGTTCGGGACACTCGCAGCAGTGGTGACGTTCTCCCGGAGAATTGCGCTCGACTGGCGCGTCATGGCTCCGGCCGGTGTCGCTGCCGCGGTCACGTCGGCGTGCGGGGCCGCTGCCGTTTCGCTGATCGACCGCGACCTGTTCATTCCGATCATCATGGTCGTTCTGGTCGGCGTCGCGGTTCTGGTGACGGCGAGACCGACGATCGGCACGGTCGCAGGTGATCACCCACCGAGCCGAAGGAAAGTTCTGACGGTGGTTTTTCTCGCCGCGGGTGGCTTCGGCTTCTACGACGGCATTCTCGGCCCCGGAACCGGCACGTTCTTCATCATCGCGTTCGCGACACTTCTCGGTACGGAGTTCGTGCGCAGTGCGGCAATGGCGAAAGTACTCAACCTGGGTTCGAACGTCGGGGCGCTCACGTTCTTCGCGATCACAGGCCACGTGCTGTGGCAGCTGGGTGCCGCGATGGCCGTGTGCAATGTGATCGGCGCTCTCCTAGGATCGCGCACTGCGTTGTCCAGAGGTTCGGGGTTCGTCAGAATCGTCCTGCTCGTCGTGGTGATCGGCATGGTTGTACGGCTCGGATGGCAGCAGTTCGGCTAA